In a single window of the Planctomycetia bacterium genome:
- a CDS encoding redoxin domain-containing protein, with protein MSFLLAIIFQLSDLTVHPLAPRWKAGQEFLYQGTVTETSKSTSSQGNKEYKLELRILVTRILGNSAEIICCTRLFETGILRPEDALSIHLTHAIIDHLGHITSCNAPTGKSIRVDGPATWENGFLVPLVPPKSLFITDWESPESGRLPRRFNWSKSLQNNEADQVNAVQESIDWQRPRADTTAWKRSDSLTFSRPATLPNTVERLIIRRAPAHQDITSEIKTSYTLVSSELLQGPRFEERLADIYKIKSLQETIQQLAMHKHDKDTRTAWQLLEKQVQQLQSSPGNTPFRDALITMRSTIAAGLDNRLTIQQVNHEIAEQPFTTGSLVPHFQLLNSQGNTVRLQQFQGKPCLLVFFQPGSELTKSLSFEIPLWMNEKYKSRFQCLFISSADVSKSMLPELSQQDNTIQVVLGKSIMNTFGVSATPHFILLDADGAFISCFTGWGNETRHSLDKIIRKELAKLK; from the coding sequence ATGTCGTTTCTATTGGCTATCATCTTTCAACTCAGTGATTTGACTGTACATCCACTGGCTCCCCGATGGAAAGCTGGGCAGGAATTCTTGTACCAAGGCACTGTTACGGAGACAAGCAAGTCAACCAGTTCTCAGGGAAACAAGGAATACAAGCTGGAGTTGAGAATCCTTGTTACTCGGATTCTGGGAAACTCGGCTGAGATCATATGCTGTACCAGACTATTTGAAACCGGTATTTTGCGCCCCGAAGACGCACTTTCGATACACCTCACACACGCAATCATTGATCATCTGGGCCACATCACTTCCTGCAACGCACCTACCGGAAAGTCTATTCGGGTAGATGGCCCGGCGACATGGGAAAACGGGTTCCTCGTGCCACTTGTGCCCCCCAAAAGCCTTTTCATTACTGATTGGGAATCGCCTGAATCTGGTCGTTTGCCCCGTCGTTTCAACTGGAGCAAAAGCCTGCAAAACAACGAGGCAGATCAAGTCAACGCTGTTCAGGAATCCATAGACTGGCAACGGCCTCGTGCGGATACTACCGCCTGGAAAAGATCTGATTCTCTGACTTTTAGCAGGCCTGCGACACTGCCCAATACGGTAGAGCGACTGATCATCAGGCGAGCACCAGCACATCAGGACATAACCAGTGAAATCAAAACGAGTTATACCCTCGTCAGCAGTGAACTGTTGCAGGGCCCCAGGTTTGAGGAACGACTTGCTGACATTTACAAGATCAAATCGCTGCAGGAAACGATACAACAACTGGCGATGCACAAGCATGACAAGGACACGCGGACTGCCTGGCAATTGCTCGAAAAACAGGTGCAGCAACTTCAGTCATCACCAGGAAATACCCCTTTTCGCGACGCATTGATTACTATGCGTTCCACCATTGCTGCCGGACTTGATAATCGTTTGACTATACAGCAAGTGAACCACGAAATAGCAGAACAACCATTTACAACAGGCAGCCTGGTGCCTCATTTTCAACTCCTTAACTCACAAGGTAACACTGTCCGATTGCAACAATTTCAAGGTAAACCTTGTCTACTTGTTTTTTTTCAACCAGGTTCTGAACTGACGAAATCCTTGTCCTTTGAAATTCCACTTTGGATGAATGAGAAGTACAAATCAAGATTCCAATGCCTGTTCATCAGCAGTGCTGATGTTTCGAAATCCATGCTTCCTGAGTTGAGTCAACAGGATAATACCATTCAAGTCGTACTTGGGAAATCTATCATGAATACCTTTGGAGTATCTGCAACACCACATTTCATTCTGCTGGACGCAGATGGAGCATTTATCTCCTGCTTCACAGGCTGGGGAAATGAAACACGGCATTCGCTGGACAAAATAATCAGGAAAGAACTGGCTAAACTAAAATAG
- a CDS encoding SDR family NAD(P)-dependent oxidoreductase, whose protein sequence is MNWRGRKVLVTGAAGFIGSHLAEELVRQGASVKAMIHYDSRPQRSNLELADQNLVQQMEIIAGDVADPHFMFRAVQGCDAVFHLAALIGIPFSYVAPSAYVQTNITGTLNVLEACRLHQTPRLVHTSTSECYGTARYAPIDEQHPLQGQSPYSASKIGADKLVESFFLSFKLPVTTLRPFNTYGPRQSARAVIPTILAQLLSGVSELKLGDASPVRDMNFVEDTVAAFLAVAVSDKCLGEVVNAGTGRGETIATIAELAMKITGRQVPIRVEAQRQRPEGSEVWKLIAANAKAKELAAWSPRVSLELGLEKTAHFIMNHLHLYRPGEYAV, encoded by the coding sequence ATGAACTGGCGTGGAAGAAAAGTTCTGGTGACCGGCGCCGCTGGCTTTATCGGTTCGCACCTGGCTGAAGAACTGGTGCGACAAGGTGCATCCGTCAAAGCGATGATACACTACGATTCTCGGCCACAGCGAAGCAATCTGGAATTGGCTGATCAGAATCTAGTTCAGCAAATGGAGATCATTGCAGGGGATGTAGCTGATCCACATTTCATGTTTCGGGCTGTCCAGGGATGCGATGCCGTTTTTCACCTTGCAGCTCTTATTGGAATTCCTTTTTCGTATGTTGCTCCTTCTGCTTATGTTCAGACGAACATCACTGGAACCCTGAATGTCTTGGAGGCATGCCGTCTGCATCAAACACCTCGTCTGGTGCATACTTCAACCAGCGAATGTTATGGCACTGCGCGCTATGCTCCTATTGATGAACAACATCCGCTCCAGGGGCAATCGCCTTACTCTGCCAGCAAGATCGGTGCCGATAAGCTGGTGGAAAGTTTCTTCCTCAGTTTCAAACTTCCAGTCACCACGCTACGTCCTTTTAACACGTATGGTCCCAGACAGTCTGCTCGTGCAGTGATACCTACCATACTGGCACAATTGCTCAGTGGAGTTTCGGAATTGAAATTGGGCGATGCTTCACCTGTTCGTGATATGAACTTCGTGGAAGATACGGTGGCTGCATTCCTGGCTGTAGCTGTATCTGACAAGTGTCTGGGCGAGGTGGTTAATGCGGGTACAGGGCGAGGCGAAACTATTGCAACGATTGCTGAGTTGGCAATGAAGATAACAGGCAGGCAAGTTCCCATTCGAGTTGAGGCACAAAGGCAGCGGCCCGAAGGCAGTGAAGTATGGAAACTGATTGCTGCCAACGCCAAAGCAAAAGAACTGGCTGCATGGTCTCCCAGGGTTTCGCTGGAACTAGGATTGGAAAAGACGGCTCATTTCATCATGAACCATCTTCATTTGTATCGGCCCGGTGAATATGCCGTTTAG
- a CDS encoding NTP transferase domain-containing protein has product MTQRLHPLTTPVVIQAGGKGTRLYPYTKVLPKPLMPVGGMPILEIMLRQLASQDFRDITISVGYLGDMIRMHCGDGSKWGLSIRYVTEDQPLGTMGPLKLVDGLHRPFLVMNGDLLTDFDFKELLYQHEEFGGPLTIGTYLKPVNISLGVLETNANQRVIGFREKPTLHFPCSMGVYAMNPEMLRLIPAGQLFGFDDLMYKLLELKWSIYSYIFRGTWMDIGRPEDFHAACELVEKQPELFIPSEGRRLAA; this is encoded by the coding sequence ATGACACAACGATTACACCCACTCACTACGCCGGTCGTCATCCAGGCAGGAGGCAAGGGCACGCGGCTTTATCCTTACACCAAAGTCTTGCCCAAGCCATTGATGCCTGTAGGTGGAATGCCCATCCTGGAAATCATGCTCAGGCAACTCGCCAGTCAGGATTTTCGTGACATTACCATCAGTGTTGGTTACCTGGGCGACATGATTCGCATGCATTGTGGTGATGGCTCCAAATGGGGGTTATCGATCCGGTATGTGACCGAAGATCAGCCTCTGGGAACCATGGGACCACTTAAGTTGGTAGACGGCCTTCATCGGCCATTTCTGGTGATGAATGGTGACTTGTTAACTGATTTTGATTTCAAGGAATTGCTTTATCAGCATGAGGAATTCGGTGGGCCATTGACTATTGGAACTTACTTGAAACCGGTAAATATTTCACTGGGTGTTCTGGAGACTAATGCCAATCAGCGTGTGATAGGATTTCGTGAGAAACCCACGCTGCACTTCCCATGCAGTATGGGTGTTTATGCCATGAATCCAGAAATGTTGAGACTGATACCTGCAGGTCAATTGTTCGGTTTTGATGATCTGATGTACAAACTGCTGGAACTGAAATGGAGCATTTATTCCTATATCTTCCGAGGAACCTGGATGGACATCGGCAGGCCAGAAGATTTTCATGCTGCCTGTGAACTGGTTGAGAAACAGCCTGAGTTGTTTATTCCAAGTGAAGGGCGAAGGCTGGCAGCGTAG
- the glgA gene encoding glycogen synthase GlgA: MPADSNKLNIVFASAEVAPFSKTGGLGEVLMSLPKALAARGHNVSVFTPLYNCAWKAGCPITPLNVKIETDINGARVGGRICRSTLPGCDVPVYLVQHDDFFSRDDKLFGHTLYQFKATEGYMQDYSDNDARFVFFTRAILEALPALGMKPDIINANDWQTGLLPVYLDIHYANVPQLAQARSVYTIHNLAYQGRFSKDTMWTARLGWDLFRHDLLEFHDGLNFMKAGIVAADAVTTVSRRYAEEITWHEHGEGLDAVLRTHRYKLFGINNGIDYGIWNPATDKYIARHYGPDDIQAGKAACKADLQAKAVLPRRPDVPLVAMVTRLAEQKGITLVRDAAHHMMRMGIQFVILGTGDAEYHHFFRNLARQYPHQVAAALEFNESLSHQIMAGADIFLMPSRFEPSGLNQLYSLKYGTIPVVRETGGLVDSVIDCNDYTWEVGTANGFGFSSYDAGGLLWALNRAVDCYRQSPTTWLQLQKNGMAADWSWERGAAGYEDVYRRVLSH; this comes from the coding sequence ATGCCTGCCGATTCAAACAAGCTCAATATTGTCTTTGCCTCGGCTGAGGTAGCTCCATTCTCCAAAACCGGTGGCCTGGGTGAAGTGCTGATGTCACTTCCCAAAGCCTTGGCAGCTCGTGGACATAACGTCAGTGTTTTCACACCGCTGTACAACTGTGCCTGGAAAGCAGGCTGTCCCATTACTCCTCTCAATGTCAAAATAGAAACCGATATCAATGGAGCACGTGTCGGTGGCCGCATCTGTCGCAGTACCCTGCCCGGCTGTGATGTGCCGGTGTATCTGGTACAACACGACGACTTCTTCAGCAGAGATGACAAACTCTTCGGCCATACACTGTACCAGTTCAAGGCAACCGAAGGGTACATGCAGGATTATTCAGACAACGACGCCCGGTTCGTCTTCTTTACTCGTGCAATTCTGGAAGCCTTGCCTGCTCTGGGCATGAAACCTGACATCATTAATGCCAACGATTGGCAGACAGGGTTACTACCCGTTTATCTCGATATACATTACGCCAACGTGCCACAGTTAGCACAGGCCCGCAGTGTTTACACTATTCACAATCTGGCATATCAGGGCCGCTTCAGCAAAGACACGATGTGGACAGCCCGACTCGGTTGGGATCTGTTCCGTCATGATCTGCTGGAGTTTCATGATGGCCTGAATTTCATGAAGGCTGGCATCGTAGCTGCTGATGCCGTGACCACAGTCAGCAGGCGTTATGCCGAAGAAATCACCTGGCATGAACATGGCGAAGGACTCGATGCAGTATTACGAACACATCGCTACAAGCTGTTTGGCATCAACAATGGCATTGACTATGGCATCTGGAACCCGGCAACGGACAAGTACATTGCCCGTCATTACGGCCCAGATGATATCCAAGCTGGTAAAGCAGCCTGCAAGGCAGACTTGCAGGCGAAGGCAGTATTGCCTCGCCGCCCAGATGTTCCCTTGGTGGCAATGGTGACCAGACTTGCCGAACAGAAGGGGATAACGCTGGTGCGCGATGCAGCTCATCACATGATGCGCATGGGCATTCAGTTTGTTATTCTTGGCACTGGTGATGCTGAGTATCATCACTTCTTTCGTAATCTGGCCCGACAATATCCTCATCAGGTGGCGGCAGCACTGGAGTTCAATGAGTCGCTGTCACACCAGATCATGGCTGGAGCCGACATTTTCCTGATGCCCAGTCGATTTGAGCCTTCAGGCTTGAACCAGCTATATAGTTTGAAGTATGGCACCATTCCCGTAGTAAGGGAAACCGGTGGCCTGGTGGATAGCGTCATTGACTGCAATGACTATACTTGGGAAGTTGGCACTGCCAACGGATTTGGCTTCAGCAGTTACGATGCTGGCGGATTGCTCTGGGCACTGAACCGGGCGGTCGACTGTTACAGACAATCACCCACCACTTGGCTGCAATTGCAGAAAAATGGCATGGCTGCAGACTGGTCCTGGGAGAGAGGCGCTGCGGGATATGAAGATGTTTATCGACGCGTGTTATCCCATTAA
- a CDS encoding TraR/DksA C4-type zinc finger protein, whose amino-acid sequence MKSTDLMRQKQILTELARRLGKNVTQLERETSELQKHDGDYGQGSDMGDFQEITNQGVEEYVAQHLLGNQEFTLSETEAALERIKQGTYGICSECKTQIGMERLAALPYARRCIQCAQSLHG is encoded by the coding sequence ATGAAATCGACTGATTTGATGCGCCAAAAACAAATACTCACAGAACTTGCAAGAAGACTGGGGAAGAATGTCACCCAGTTGGAAAGAGAAACTTCTGAATTGCAGAAACACGATGGGGATTACGGTCAGGGTAGCGACATGGGTGACTTCCAGGAAATCACTAATCAAGGTGTGGAAGAATACGTTGCACAACACCTTCTTGGCAATCAGGAATTTACCTTGAGCGAAACGGAAGCAGCACTGGAGCGCATCAAGCAGGGTACATACGGCATATGCAGTGAATGCAAGACCCAGATCGGCATGGAGCGATTAGCTGCCCTGCCATATGCCCGACGCTGCATACAATGTGCACAATCCCTTCACGGGTAA
- a CDS encoding alpha/beta hydrolase — translation MTPPPDVDSQADHGYAKSGEVKIHYAALGDKSKPLIIFIHGFPDYWYSWREQMKALSSDYYCVAIDQRGYNLSDKPSGVDQYDMRLLIGDVVAVIKHLGREKAIIVGHDWGGAVAWSIATMAPQFVDKLIVLNLPHLRGVSRELANNPQQQKNSQYARNFQKEGAHKVLTAEMLAMWVKDPEARKKYIEAFKRSDFEAMLNYYKKNYPREPYQEDKSPVIKVKTPVLLIHGLDDTALLPSMLNNTWEWLEKDLTLVTIPKAGHFVQQDAADMVNRSIKSWLTR, via the coding sequence ATGACTCCACCACCAGATGTAGATAGCCAGGCTGACCATGGGTATGCCAAGTCGGGTGAAGTGAAAATCCATTATGCTGCGTTGGGTGATAAGTCCAAACCATTGATCATTTTCATTCACGGATTCCCTGACTACTGGTACTCCTGGCGGGAGCAGATGAAGGCACTTTCCAGTGACTACTACTGTGTTGCCATCGATCAGCGGGGGTACAATCTGTCTGATAAACCCAGTGGCGTTGATCAGTACGACATGCGATTGCTCATTGGCGATGTCGTTGCGGTGATCAAGCATCTGGGTCGCGAGAAAGCAATCATTGTCGGACACGATTGGGGTGGTGCAGTTGCTTGGTCCATTGCCACCATGGCACCGCAATTCGTGGATAAGCTTATCGTTCTGAACCTTCCACACTTGCGAGGTGTTTCACGGGAACTGGCGAATAATCCCCAACAGCAGAAAAACAGTCAGTATGCCCGCAACTTTCAGAAGGAAGGCGCTCACAAGGTGCTTACCGCAGAGATGTTGGCCATGTGGGTGAAAGATCCAGAAGCGAGGAAGAAGTATATCGAAGCCTTCAAGCGATCCGATTTCGAAGCGATGCTGAATTACTACAAGAAGAACTATCCGCGTGAACCTTACCAGGAAGACAAATCTCCTGTCATCAAGGTGAAGACGCCCGTGCTGTTGATTCATGGTTTGGACGACACAGCCTTACTCCCCTCCATGCTCAACAACACCTGGGAATGGCTGGAAAAGGATTTGACACTGGTAACCATCCCCAAGGCAGGGCACTTTGTCCAGCAGGATGCCGCAGACATGGTCAACCGTTCCATCAAGAGCTGGCTCACTCGATAA